In Pseudarthrobacter sp. ATCC 49987, the sequence GCCGCCTGCGGGCATGATGCGGGCGAGGTCGTAGCCGGCCGGGTCGACTCCGGCGAGGCGGAGCAGCGCGGCGGCGGTCTGGTCGTCGTCGTAGCTGCTTTGCGGCTCGCCGTCGATGGTGAAGCGAAGCCTCTGGCGGGAGACGAACCGATCACCGTCCTTCAGGTTGATGATCTGGCCGTCGCGGATCTTCTCCTCGACGCCGTTTTTCTTGACGAGGAAGAGGTCGGAGATCTTCGGGTCGCGTCCAGCGAGGCGCAGCAGCGCTGCGGCCTCCTGGTCGTCATCCCGGGTGGTGAATGCCTTGCCGTCGATAAAAATCTGCTGAGAGGTGGTTGTGTGGGGGGCCATCGGGCCCTCCTTCCTTGTAGCGTGTCGCTCCTACTTCCGGCTGGAAGCAGGTAGCATATACCTGTCGGGTAAATCCGACTTTACCATAAGTTACGTTTACCAAAGAGGTAAAGCTTGCAACTCGCGTGGATAACTCCTCAGCTTGAGGGCGCTTGCGTCTCGGGAGCGCACCTGCGCGCTGTCGCGGATGGTCAGGTAGCGGCGGCTGAAGACCTCCTGCACGTCGTCGCGCACGCCCCACAGCTCGAAAACCTCGTGACGTTTCAGAGCGTCCGCGTAGGCGTCAAGGCAGGGAATCTGACTCTCTCGATCGAGGAGGTTGAGATGCATGTACGTCCGCTCAGTTCCGATGGGGTTCCGCGAGCTGTCTTAAATCGGTCAGCATTGCCCGATCACGCTTCTTCGCAAGCGCTACTCGTCCAGGACTTCCACATTCGCGGCCGGTCGATCCTCCGGCCCGCGATCTGAATCGAGACTCCATGACCACTTACATCGCCACAGACACGCAGTTCGACTTCGCACCCCGGCCCGGTCGCCTGCTGCAACGCGAGCTCGACGCTCGCGCGATCAGCCAAGCGCAACTCGCCGCCCGTACCGGGCTCAGTACTAAGCACATCAACCTCGTCATCAAGGGAACGGCCCCGCTATCTCCCGATGTCGCCGTCACTCTGGAACAAATTCTCGGGACTTCCGCCGAGACCTGGCTCCACCTGGAGGCAGCACACCAGGCACACGAGGCTCGAATCGAGAGGCGCAACGCTCTCGCTGGATTCGTAGACTGGGCGAGTACCTTCCCCCGCCAGTTACTCATCGACCGCAAAGTAATAGACAGGGCAGATTCCGGCCCCGATCTCGCGGCAAAACTTCTTGCTTTCTTCTCGGTGGCGTCTCCTAACGCGTTCGCGAAAACCTGGCTTGAGCCGCAGGCGTCCTATAAGCGAAGTCAGATCCATTCCATCGATCCGAACCTGACGGCTCTCTGGCTGCGGTTATCGGAACTGCACGCGGGCGATCTCATCGCAGAGGCCCCGACGTACGATTCTGCAAAGTTGCAAGCAGCGGCCGCCCTACTTCCTAAGCTCACCGTCCACGACGACGTAGGGAGAGCATTCACAAAAGCGCAAGAACTTTTGCTCGGCGCCGGTGTCGTTCTGGTATTTGTCCCAGAAATTCCGAACACTCGAATTAGCGGTGTATCACGCTGGATAAACGGAACGCCAATGATCGCGGTGACGAGTCGATACAAGGCTCTCGACAGCTTGTGGTTCACGCTTCTGCACGAAATCGCGCACGTACTTCTTCACCCGAAAAGAAGCACGTTCATTGATGTTGATGGGTTCAAGGCTGACGACGACGCGGACGCACAAGAAACGGCCGCCAATGCCTTCGCGCAAGACCATCTCATTCCGCCGGCCTACAGGGCACAACTTGCAGCAACGACGACGGTAAAGGGAATCGTCTCCCTTGCTAATGTGCTCGGTGTTTCCCCCAGTCTGGTTGCGGGTCAGTGGGCGTTCCGGACCAAGACCTGGGGCGGGCCGATCGCAAAGCTGCGGAAGAAATTCGATCTCGCGGACTTGCTCGCGTAGGACTCAAACTATTGTTTCTCGGCCCGGTCTGGAAGCATGCGGGTATGAAAATAATCTCGTTCTTCAACCATAAGGGTGGAGTCGGCAAGACGACGATGCTCTTCAACACCGCTGTAGAGATGGGTATTCTCGGCAAGCGCATACTAATGGTCGACTTCGACGCACAGGCAAACCTCACGGCCATCTCACTGGAGGATGAAAAGCTCGAGGAGATTTTTGCGGTCGGGGCTGACGGTCTGACGGTTGCACATGCCTTTGCTCCACTAGTGAGCGGTGCAGGCGATGTTTTTGCCCCCGAGGCTCAAATGGTACGCGAGGGTCAAGTATGGCTAGCAGCTGGAGACCTGAAGCTTTCGGAGTTTGAATCGATTCTTCCGAGCGCCTGGACGGAAGCGCTTGCTGGCAACGAACGTGGCTTCCGAGTCACTAGCGCCCCATACAGGCTTATCAAAGAACTTGCTGAGACAGTCAACGCAGACTATGTCTTCGTTGATCTTGGACCCAACGTGGGCGCTCTGAACCGTGCGGTGATTCTGGCAAGTGACTACCTCATAATTCCCATGGCATCCGATCTTTTCTCAATCCGGGCTCTGCCGAGTGTTGGTGGGAGTCTGGATACTTGGGTTAAGCAGTGGAGGACCGCCAAGTCGGTGTCTCCTACTCTTAGCTTTAAGATCCCCACTGGTCTCCCCAAAATCCTTGGGTACGTTTCTCAGCAGTTCAACGTATACAGAGGAGAAGCAACCATGGCTTTTTCGAAGTGGATCGATCAGATGCCGAGCGAAATGAAAACTGGGCTGTTTGCGCCGCTCTCAGCACATGACGACGGGCGAGGCGAAACACTTGCAGACCCTGCGCAGAAACTAGGCGCGAGCATAGGGGACCTTAAAAACTTCCACAGTTTGGTTCCTCATGCCCAAACTCTGCGCAAAGCAATTTTTGAACTTCGCACCGATGAGATTGTTCGTGGGGCGCAGGTTACGAGGGCCCGGCAGAGTGAAGAGCAGTTCCGCGAACTTTGCGAGAATATTATTGTTCGCGCTCTCTAGATACCTGGTTTAGAGCAACACCGCTATGCAATCTGAACGTGGGAGTGGCTGCTGAAGTCACTCCCACCTTCCTCTTAAGCCCTTCATTTTCTCTGCCTCGGCGGTGTAGAGCAGACCTGCAGCGTCTGCCCCGGTGACCCGGGCCAGGTCGTCCAGAGACTTGAAGTGGCCCCGGGCGAGGGTGACGGCCACCAGTTCGAGGTACGCGGTGCCGTTGCGCTGTCCGAGGCCGTCCAGGTAACTCAGCATGCGCCCTCCATGGCGCCGGGTCCTTCGGATTCTTCGGCGGCGAGCCGCGTCAGCGTCAGGGCTGCCAGGTCCGGGTTTTCGTAGATGAGTCCCATGGGCCAACGCTACGCACCCCGCCGGTTCCGTCAAAGGCCTGCGCTAGCGCCAGCGGTAGGACTCCAGCGCAGGGGACTGCTGAAGGTTTGATTGACACTTTGCCTGTGAGGATTTGATCCTTGCGGGTGGAAGGATGTTCATCATGCCCAAAGCCTTTCCCGAAGAATTCCGCCGCGATGTCGTCGCGGTTGCCCGCAAGGGCGAAGCGCCCATCATCCAGATCGCCAAGGACTTCGGTGTCTCGCCCGCTGCCCTGCACCGCTGGATGAAGATCGCCGACAGAGAAGACGGCGTGAAGTCCGGGGCGGTGTCCGATGACGCCGCGAAGTTGCGGGAGGCCAACAAACGCATCCGGCTCCTGGAACAGGAAGCCGAAGTCATGCGCCGTGCCGTGGCCTACTTGTCCCGGGACATCAACCCAAAAAAATGATGTACCCGCTGGTCCGCGAGCTGGCTGCCAGGGACGCCCCGATCCGGGTTCCCGTGGCAGTGTCCTGCCGGGTACTGAATTTCTCCAGACAGGCCTACTACCAGTGGGCCGCCAATCCCGTCCCGGCCCGGGACTGGGAAGAAGCGCATCTGATCAACGCCGCCATCGATCACCACCGGGACGATCCTGCCTTCGGATACCGGTTCATCGCCGATGAGATCAACGCCGGTCCCGGCCCTGGGGCCAGTGAACGCCGGATCTGGCGGCTGTGCTCGGAGAACGGCATCCTCTCGGTGATCCACCGCCGGCGCCGGTCAGGGCTCAAGGCCGGCCCGCCGGTCCACGATGACCTCGTCGAACGGGACTTCAGCGCCACGGCACCGAACCGGAAATGGCTCACGGACATCACCGAGCACCACACCGGGGAGGGCAAGCTGTACCTGTGCGCGATCAAGGACCTTCACTCAAACCGGATCGTCGGGTACTCGATGGACGGGCGGATGAAAGCGTCCCTGGCCGTCGCCGCCCTGGACCACGCCGTGGCCCTCAGGAAACCGGCGGGCACGGTGGTCCACTCGGACAGAGGGTCCCAGTTCAGATCCAGAAAGTTCGTCCTGGCCCTGAACACCTACGGCCTGAACGGATCGATGGGCCGGGTAGGGGCATGCGGTGACAATGCAGCGATGGAATCGTTCTTCTCCCTGCTGCAAAAGAACGTCCTGAACCGGAAACGATGGGAGACCCGGGCCGAGCTCCGGCTGGCCATCACGACCTGGATCGAGCGCAGCTACCACCGCAAACGCCGTCAACGTGCCCTCGGACGGCTGACACCAATCGAGTTTGAGACAATAAAAAACGCGGCCTCAGCCGCGTAAGAAATTATCAACCCCAGCTGTCAACTAAACCTTCAGCAGTCCCCAGGCAGCAGGGGAGCGGGGCTGTTTTTCAGATGGTCGACGGGGCGGGTCCCGGCAAGTTCCTTGGTCGGGGTGACCATCCAGAGGGTGAAGTAGTTGTGAGGGATGTCCAGCACCATCGCCCGCCGAAAAAGCTCAACGACTGTCGGATGGAGCTGCCCGCCGGGGAGGAACTGGAATCCCGGACAGAATGTCCCGTCGTCTATGAAGATGCGGACGAGCTGGCGCATGACGGGTTCCGGGTCCTCCATGAGTTCGGAGAGCCGGCGGTGCACCTGCACGAGGGTCGGGAGCGTGAACTCGGTCCGGATCCCGGCCCAGGTCTGGTCAGTGATCGGTTGGGGGTTCAATAGCACAGCACCTAGTCGCTGATGCTTTCCAGAAGCCACTGGGTGGAGAGTGGATTCCGGCGCAGCGTGAACGTCCGCAGCGCTGAGTTGGATCCCAGACGGACCTGCAACTGCCAAAACTCGATACTCACCAGGTCCCCGCTGCCGACGGCCGCACTACGACGGGTGTCCCACCAGGCGTCCCGGGCGAACCAGTGCACCGGGTCCGCGGCCACGGCCCAGATCCGGCCCTTATGCCGGACGGCCAGGGGAGTGCCGGCCGGGGTGAACCGGACGTCGACGTCAGCGTCCAGGGTTGTATCATTCGCTACTGCTGTCACGGTTTGTCCGCTCTCCCAAGTTTCTCGTCATCATTTCTTCCCGGCGGGTAACCGCCGAACTCCACACCCAGGTCCGGTAGGTCAACGGCCCGTCCTTCCAGGTCACTTCCACGGCTTTGGACGTCCAGGCGTACACCTCGCCGTCCACCAGCTCGGCGCAGTTCGGAAACCTGATCCACGCCTTCACCGGGATCCCGGGGAAGCCGTTTTTGGACGGGAAGTGCTCGAAATCAAGCTCTTCGACCGTCAGCCCAATCGGGGACGCCCGCCGCGCATACTGCGCCTGTAGCCTCCCCGCCTGATCCGGTCCCATACCACCACTTTAGAATATATGTTCGAATCGACACGCCAAGAAAAAGCGCAATCATGCCGAAGTGCATCTGATGCATGATTACGCAGATCTCATTATGGACGGCGGCTACGACAGCCGGCGACCCGGGCGCCGGCGCGGGCCGTCGAGGGGACGGGTTGAACGCCAGTGGGGACAGCCTGAGCTGTGCGGAGGGCTCCACCTGCCCCCAATGGGCACAACCCGTCCGCCCGCTACTTCGGCGTCTGGTCTTCCGTTGGGGGGAACTCCCGCAGCGTCGCCGCCATGGCCCGGACCGCTGCGGCGTTCTCGGTCCAAGGCCGGCCATTGCGCGTGCAGGCACTGAGATTCGTTACTTCTGTCGCCTCCGCCGCAGCGGTGAGCTCTGCCCATGCGGCTTCGAGTTCTACGAGCTGTTCGGCTGTCAGTGGCTCCGGGCTGCCCGCCGCGGGCGTCGCTGCAGCCGGTTCGGCTGTTGTCGGGCGTTTCCCGAAAAGGCTTCGTAACCCCATGTGCTGCCCCTTTCTGGAATGCACCGCCAGGAGATTTCACCCGGGGGGATGAGTGGGCTGCGACTGGCGGGACCGTTCAACCCTAGCAAGGCCCTGATTTCCGCTGCGCTCCAACCAGGTGTGGGGCGTCCGCTGGCGCGGCCGGCTGTTGGGGCCAGTGCCTCCGTCGCAGGGCTCCGGATGCCCTGGCCCTGTCTTACGTCTGCGACGTTTTTGTGTTGCTGTCCTGCGGATTCTAGGCGTCCGCTCCAGCCCGTCTAGCCCCTCCTTCGTCGGGGCCTGCGGTGCAGGAAATGTCCCTCCGGCGCTCCTACGTCGCTGATTTCCTCCAGGAATTTCCCGCCCCTTGCCTGCGGTAGACAGGCCTCCGTCGGCCGCCGAGCAAGCGAGCTTGCCAGCAACAAAAAAACAACGGGGGGAGAGGGGAGCTGGCCGGTCACCTAGGTCGCCCCACCCACCCAACTTCTCGGACAAGAAGGAACAACACCATGAACGCAATCGCAACTGCGACCGTGACCACTAAGGACACCGGGGAAGCCATCGACGGCGTAACCGTGCTGGGCGATTACCACATGAACGGCGGCTACGACTGGATGGAACTCATCGAAGCCGAAGGCTGGGCCGTCATCCCCAGCTGGGGCTGTGACGGCTGGGATCTGGGCCAGTGGCCCCATGTCATGGTCGCGGCCACGCGGACAGCTGACAGCATCGGCAACCTGTTCGGAGTCGCCACGTACTGCGAGGGAGACGTGAGCTGCACGTTCTACCGGACCAAGGCCCGGCAGTTCGAAGCGATCACCGAACAGGCCTTCTTCCAATGGAAGACCGGACAGGCCCACGGCCCGGACGACCTCCCCGAAGCCGCCGCGGAACTTCCCTCCCGCTACCGGATGCCCTACACGGTCAACGCCGCCTAAGAAGGGCCAGAACCGGTGCCCCGCCGACAGCGGCGGGGCACCGCACCCCCGCCGCACCACCTGAGAGGACAAACCCTGATGAGCACCTGCCCCGCCCTGATCATCCCCGCCGACGGACGCGAACCCGCACGGGTCGAAACCATCGACGCATCACTGGAGAACCTGCAAACTCTCGTGGCCGGGAACATCGAAGCCGTGAGCAGCTACGACTGGCACTTCTACGTCAACGAGGAAGGCAAGATTCTGAACCTCGCCCCTAACCGCCGCGCCGCTCAACTGGTCCTGGAAGAAACCGGCGTCCTGACCGATGTCTACTGCGGGAACACCGTGTTCCTGGGCGAGACGGACGGCGGCGGCGAGGCCGACGTCCCCGAGGAACTGATCGACCTGGCACAGCAACTCTTCGGACTGCACCAGCCGGTGAGCTGACACCCAGGACGGTGGCCGGTCCTTCATGGCCGGTCACCGCTGGCGGTCCGCCGCCGTGGCCGGCTCCCGCTTCTGGTTACCGGCGGCGGACCGCCAACCGCAGGCCCAGGAGCGGGAGGCAGGGCGGCGCGGCAAGCCGCCCGCAGCACACCAGGTTCAGATTCCCGGGTGCTGCTCAATGGTTCGCAGGGCTCACCCCTATTTGGGGCGTCCGCGGGCGCGGCCGGCTGTTGGGTCCAGGGCCTCCGTCGCAGGGCTCCGGATGCCCTGGCCCTGTCTTACGTCTTCGACGTTTTTGTGTTGCTGTCCTCCGGATTCTAGGCGTCCGCTCCACCCCGTCCAGCCCCTCCTCCGTCGGGGCCTGCGGTGCAGGAAATGTCCCTCCGGCGCTCCTGCGTCGCTGATTTCCTCCGGGAATTTCCCGCCCCTTGCCTGCGGTAGACAGGCCTCCGTCGGCCGCCGAGCAAGCGAGCTTGCCAGCAACAAAAAAACAACGGGGGGAGAGGGGAGCTGGCCGGTCACCTAGGTCGCCCCACCCACCCAACTTCTCGGACAAGAAGGAACAACACCATGAACACCACACCCACCCTCGAAATGCTCGACCCGGCCACCCTGACCGTGGACATCAACGTCCGCAAAGACGCCGCCCTGACCCCCGATTTCATCGCCAGCATCAAAGAGCACGGCGTGATGGAACCCGTCATCGCCCACCGCAAGGACGACGACACCGTGCACGTCCTGATGGGACAGCGCCGCACCCGCGCCGCCGTCGAAGCCGGACGCACCAGCATCCCGGTGATGATCGTCGAATCCCCCGAGGAAGCCGAACGGATCGTGACGCAGGTCGTGGAGAACATCCAGCGGGCCGAACTGACCGAAGCCGACGAAGCCGACGCCTACCACCAGCTGTCCCTGATCGGCGTTTCAGCCGCCACGATCGCGAAAAAGACTGGGCGGACGAAGACGACCGTGGAGAGTGCCCTGAAGGCCAAATCCACCGACACCGGATCCGCCGCCCTGGGCAAGGGGTACACGATTGAAGCGGCCCTGATTCTGGCTGAGTTTGCCACTGATGGTGACGCGGTGGAGGAGCTGGAATCGGTCATCGCCGATGAGCCGGACATGCTCGCGCACGTCACCCAGCAGTTGCGGGACCGCCGCGACCGCGCGGCCGCACTCGCGGCGCTGACCGCCGAGCTGGAAGCCGCCGGGACCACCGTGGTGGAACGCGCCGGATACGACGGGGACAGTGAGAACGTCCGGGTGTCCTCGCTGAACCGGGCAGACGGGGAACCGGCCACCGAGGAGGACGCCAACGCCGTGCACATCGTGTCCTCCTACAACGGCCATCTCTCCACCGTCCCGGTCGTGGCCGGATGGAAAGAGCTGGGCTTCACGCTCCGGTACAGCGGGTACGGCGCATCAGCGGCGAACAAGGGTCCGATGACTGAGGAGCAGAAGGCCGAACGGAAAACCCTGATCGAAAACAACAAGCTGATGCAATCGGCAACTGTGGTCCGGCGCGACTTTGTGAAGGCGCTGCTGGCGAAGAAACAGCCGCCCAAAGGCTGGCAGCACTTCACCGTTCACGCCATCACCCACCATCCCGAAACGGCCAGCGGATACGAGGGATCCGTAGCCGCCGAGATGGCAGGAGCCAAGACGGGGGAGACCTCGGATAGGTGGGGATGGAACCCGCTGAGGGACCATGTGGCCACGTCCCCGGCCCGGCCCGAAGTATCCCTCATTGCACTGGTTTGCGCAGGGTATGAAAAGACCATCGCCAAGGACTCGTGGCGGTCCCCGAGCATCCGTCACATCGACTACCTGAACCGGCTAATTGCCTGGGGGTATACGGCCAGCCCGGTCGAGCAGATCATCCTCGACAGCGCCGCCCCCGCACAGGAACACCCAGCCGCATAAGAGCTGCCTTGCCGGGCGGACCCCCACCGCCCGGCAAGGCCCCCGGCCACTCACCACATGAAGGCCGGGAACCTTCCAGAGGTCGGGCGGTCCGCCGCAAAGTGCGAACCACAGTAGCCACTCACCGGCGGCGGACCGCCGTATTACGCGACGTCCCGCAAACACGTCCAGGTGCCGCGGCCCCGGTCATACGATGACGTATCAGCCGTTCAACGCCGTCACAAATTCCAGCTATGCTGGATCACAGATTTCCTTTGTCCGAGGAGCAGAAAAGGACCGGCCATCAGGCCGGTCCTTTTCTGTTTAACCGCACCCGCCCGGACGGAGACTGTGCACGGCCACCGCTCGCCCAGGGTGCCATACCCATGGAATGGTGACGTGGTGGTTGTGTGCAGCCGGTCAGCTGGGTCCCGTCGTCCAGATGTGTGCGGGAAAAGCCCGAAGGAGATAGCTTTTGCCGTGTCCATGTGGGCGAGGGGTTACTACTCGGAGACGCCAGCGACGGGACTTGACTCCTGCGGGCTCTTCCGGCCCCGGGGACGCCCGCCGGCCTTCCTGGTCGGAGCGTCCAGGCCGAAGCCCCGCAAGTCGGATTCAGTCCACTCTGCGCGCAAGGCAGCCTGGTAGTCCTTGGCGTACTTCTGCTCCGCTGCAGCGAGCAGCTGGGCGGCCTCCTGGACCTCGACGCCGCTGGCAGCGGCCTGCTTCACGGCGTTGACCTTGGTGTCCCTGGCGGCGTCGATCTTGGCAGCGGCTTTTGCCGCGATGTCGTTGATATCCATACCCAAACCCTACCGGCCACGACTGACACCCAGAAGCCGGTTTTCCGGGACCACGTGCGAGAGGCGAAAAAACCTCCAAAAAAGACCGTGCGGAGCAAGCTAGACGGTTATGTGCCATAAGCCGCGTGTTGATCCACGGCCTGCGGCCCTGGATGGGGCACACTCGTCAGTGTGGCCCGGAGATTCCGGGGCGCTGCGCTGGGCATTGGGGGGAGGGGATCGGGATGACTGAAGAGCGGAAGTCAGCGCGCAGGTTCTCACGCCGCCGCCGCGCGAACATTGACGGTGACACCCAGTACGTGCGGGTGTCGATGTCGGAGTTCGAACGCGCGCAGCTCAAGGTCCTGGAGGAACGGACCGGCCGCAGCCCGTCGGAGATTCTGGTCAGTGCTGCCCTGTACGCGGAAAACTCCGAGTCGCTGGCTGAACGGCGGGCGATGGCCGTGGAATTCATTGCAGCCCGCCGCTACCTTGCTGCCCTGTCGAACAACGTCAACCAGCTCGCCCGGCACGCGAACGCCACGGACGAATTCCCGGAAGCAGCACGTACCGTTTTGACCCGGGTGCGTGCGGTCGCTGACCGGATCAATACGATGCTGGATTCGATGATGCGCTGATGATTCCCAACATCACCAAGGGCACCCGCATGCACGGGCTCATCGCGTACCTTGCCGGGCCCGGCCGGGCGAACGAACATACCGACCCGCACCTTGTCGCTGGCTCACTGTCGATCATGGCCTGGCATAACGACGACGAACTGAACGCCGACGCCGCCCAGGGCATTGCCAAGGAATTGGACCGGGCCAGAAGCGTCCTGGGTGTCGAGATTCCCGGCGGGCATGTCTGGCACTGCTCCCTGTCGCTGCGCGCCGAGGAAGGCGACCTTACCGACCAGAAGTGGGCGGACATTGCGCAGGACTTCATGGACGAGATGGGGTTTACCGAAACCAGCGGACGGGCACCGGCCCAGTGGGTGGCGATCCGTCATGGCCACAGCAAAGCCGGAAACGACCACATCCACATCGCTGCGTCCATGGTCCGCGAGGACGGCACGAAGTGGAGCAGCTGGCGGGACTTCCCCCGGGCACAACAAGCCGCCCGGGAGCTTGAGAAAAAGTACGGCCTGGAAGAACTTTCGCCCACGCATTCCACCCGCGGCCTCCGGCCAGGAGAACGCGAAGCCTCCGAGCGGCGGGGAGCCCCGGAACCGGAACGCCGGTCCCTGGAACGCAAGGTCCGTGCCTGCGCGACGTCGGCCCAGGATGAGGCCGAATTCATTCGACGCCTGCGCCGTACCGGCGCCCTGGTCAGGCCGCGGTACGCGTCCGGACGTGACGACGTCGTGGTCGGCTACAGCGTGGCAGAACGTCCCCCCAAAGGTGGCCGACCCGTTTGGTTCGGAGGCGGTCACCTCGCCAAAGACCTCGCCCTGCCCAAGCTCCGTGCCGAGTGGCCCGACAGCCCACAAGGTGCCGCCGAGGCGGTCGCAGAATGGCAGGCAGCTGCACGCGGACGCCGCCCGGTCACGATCGGCCGCGAAGCCCACGAACCTGACCCGCAAATGTGGGAGCACTACAGCGACGAAGTTGCCCGGCTCCGCGAAACGCTCCGCACCGTGCCGCTGGACGATCACGCGACCTGGGCGCACGTTGCACGCGAGACATCCGGCGCCTTCGCAGCCTGGTCCACGGCAACAGAGGCAACGCCAGGACCACTCGCAGCAGCAGCCGACGAGCTGTCCAAGACAGCACAACTGCGGCGCTACCCGGTCCGCCCCATCCGCAGCGCAGGACCATCCGCCCGCGGCGCCTCGCTCATGCTCATGGCGGCTTCGATGGGCGGCACCGGAACCGCCGCGCAGGCAATCATGCTGCGCCAGCTGCTCAACGTCGCCAAGGCCGTCCACGACATGCACAAGGCATCCAATGACCTGCGCAAAGCACGCCAGATCAGCCACATGGTCAAGTACCACCTAAGCCAGGTCGCAGCCGCACTACCCAGCCTCCCAGCGACCGCGCCCACACCGGACAGCGAAGCTGCCGCCGCGGTACGCGCTAGTACAGCCGGCCAGATTGGCGGCCGGTCCGCGGGCTCCGTGCTGCCGCCCAAATACGTGCAGGCACGCACCCACGCGAGCACCCGAAGCGGGAGTACCCGCCCAGACATTGAGAGATAACACCAAGGAGGGGAACCATGAGCGAATCTGACGGCATTGATGAGGCTCTTGAGGGAATGTCGCGCGTTGCGCTGACCGTCGCCGGCCGGCTCGGTGAGCAACTGGCCAGGGCACGCGAGCAAGAGCTGCGCCGCGCCCAAGCGGCCGAAGAACAACAGGCCCGCGAACTGCAGGCCCGGTTCGATGCGGAGCGGTCGGCTGCTCGTGCACAGCTCGCCCCGGTCATGGACAACCGGTGGTGGGACACAGCCACCGGCCGCGACGTGGAAAGGGCACATGAGACGGCCACCGCGTGGAAGGACCACGACCCGGCGGCGCGCGACGCGGCCGAGGTGATCCGCGACCAGGTGCAGCGCCGCTACAGCTTGGACGTGGACAACCTCGGTGCCAATGAAGTGACGGTGGCGGAGGCCCTGGCTAAAGCCGAGCGGGACCGCGAGCAGGCGGAACAGGAACGCCGTGCCGGCCGTGTTGAAAGCGCACAGGCTGTGCAGTTGCTAGCCGAGGCCGACAGGGAAGACAGGAAACGCGCGGAGGCCGTTGATCGGCCCTCAAGGGAGGACTTGGACGAAGCGCTGGCCTGGCTCCGGGAGACCAAACCCATCGAGGCACACAACTGGGAACAGCGGCATAATTCTGCGGACAGCGTGGCCGAGGAGAAGGACATGGAGAGGCGGCTGATCACAGACTGGACAGCTGCTCGCGCCAATCACCGCCCCGAGCAGTTGCGTGACCAAGCAGGAGCCAAATACGACTCAGCCGAGCGCCGACACGAACTGGCGGCCAGCCTCGAAGGGGTTGCTGACCGCGAGGCTGTACAAGCACGCCTCAATGCCGACCAGGATCAGGGCACTCCGCCCAGCGCCTCAGTCGTCAAAGCCCCACATTCCACAGCAAAAGCCAGCAAGAAGCGCGGACTGATCGGCCAAATGAAGCTCATACAAAAGGGCCTTGGTCGTTAGGTTGGAAGAATGGCAGAGGGGCAGGGCGCCGATTTGGTGCCCGTCCCTCCCGCCCAAGCGCTCTATGACCAAGATCCCTCGTCAGGATTCCACCGGTGGTGGTCTTCCGCAGATGAATCGAACACCGGAT encodes:
- a CDS encoding relaxase/mobilization nuclease domain-containing protein, with the protein product MIPNITKGTRMHGLIAYLAGPGRANEHTDPHLVAGSLSIMAWHNDDELNADAAQGIAKELDRARSVLGVEIPGGHVWHCSLSLRAEEGDLTDQKWADIAQDFMDEMGFTETSGRAPAQWVAIRHGHSKAGNDHIHIAASMVREDGTKWSSWRDFPRAQQAARELEKKYGLEELSPTHSTRGLRPGEREASERRGAPEPERRSLERKVRACATSAQDEAEFIRRLRRTGALVRPRYASGRDDVVVGYSVAERPPKGGRPVWFGGGHLAKDLALPKLRAEWPDSPQGAAEAVAEWQAAARGRRPVTIGREAHEPDPQMWEHYSDEVARLRETLRTVPLDDHATWAHVARETSGAFAAWSTATEATPGPLAAAADELSKTAQLRRYPVRPIRSAGPSARGASLMLMAASMGGTGTAAQAIMLRQLLNVAKAVHDMHKASNDLRKARQISHMVKYHLSQVAAALPSLPATAPTPDSEAAAAVRASTAGQIGGRSAGSVLPPKYVQARTHASTRSGSTRPDIER